A segment of the Panicum hallii strain FIL2 chromosome 1, PHallii_v3.1, whole genome shotgun sequence genome:
GTAGGATTTTTAAAAACATACAAAATCATCTTTAAAACTATCCAAATGGTCAAATTTTCCTAATTTCGATAGTTGGATGGTCTCCGTTTTCTAGTTTTTTAGTTGAATGTTGAAAATCGGACTACCGTGCTAGTTTGAAAATTGAAATTTTTCCTATTTACTATATTAAACTGTCCTCATCCAGCTTCTAGCACCCCCAGAAAAAAAAGCCATATAAAAAAATCATATGTGACAGTGTAATTAATATTAGAGAAACCATCATACGTACAACATTGGGGTTGCTCTTATTACCATCACCAAACAAATGTCTCAGTAATATAATTTTGTATGTTTAATGTCACACGATTTCTTTAATATGGGATAATGGGATAGAAAAAATGCTCGTGGTTTGACCTATAATTCTGATGTTCACCTAGTTAGAGCATATTCGGATAACAAACTGCTCACATGGCTCCAACATAATTTTATGGTCGAGCTTCCCACGTATAGAAGCATATGCTAGCCATTGTTTGCGTTTTGTTCTGTTAAAAAATCTGGAAGATGAACAACTAAATGTAAGTTTAGTATATAAAATCACAATTCTTTAGGCTGCATTTGATTTCATGTACCATTTGGTTCACGTATGAAATTGTTCGAGATAAACTGTGACCCTAGTGTTTGGTTACATGAACCCTAACAATCTACTCTCTACATTCCAAAATATAGTttattttggcttttctagatttatagaTTTCAATATACAGTTAGATATGCATTAATATCTTAATATTAAATACTATAAATCTAAAAAAGTCAAAATGAACTACATTTTTGAACACAGAGATCAAGCCAAACCCACTTAAAATAAATTGCTACTAGTGAAACATATAATTCAAGAAAATTGGTTGAACCATACCATACAGAATCATCCATACATGCATTATTTGGTACTACATGTGCAACCAAACACAAACCCAGAACCGGACCGTGCCGCGACCCACGCTATACAGCACCAGACATGCACTGCACCTAGGCGTGAACCCGGCACGAACCCCAACCCGGCCTGGCGACTGGCGTGGCCCGCGAAGACGATCATGCCGGGCCGAGCCGGCATCATGTCGGTCCGGGCTGTGCCTGAACGGCTCCGATGTCCACGACCACCTCCGGCGGCCGTTCGAGCGCCAGCACCACGCCGCGCCGGCAAACCGGGCAAGTCGCGTGCGTGCGCAGCCACATGCCGATGCACTCCGTGTGGAACACGTGCTTGCACGCCGGCAGCCGCCGCACGGCCTCCCCCTTCTCCACCTCGCCCAGGCACACCGCGCAGTCCGCGGCGCCGTCACAGTGCTCGTAGCTCGGGATGCGGTCACCGGCGAGGGCGGCCTGCGTCTCAACGCGGACCATCATCACCGGTTCTCGGAGGTGGTCGTGTGACAGCACCGCCCCCGTCGCCGCTTCATAATCGCCGCTGCCGCGGGACGACGACTCTGGTGCCGCGGAGAGCCAGCGCGGGCAGGGCGGGCGCTTGAGCTCCGCGTAGAACCGGCAGCAGAGAACGAGGCTGATGGTGGCGAAGAAGACGGCGAACGCCGCGAAGAAGGTGGCGGCGCCCGAGTGCGGGCGCCTGAGGAGGTGGAGGACGGCCACCGGCGCGGTGATGAACCCGGTGCCGAAGATGGCGTGCGCGACGGCGAAGTCGCAGCTCCACCGGGAGCAGGAGGTGCCGTCGTCCTCGGCGGGCTCGCCGGCCATACCTACGGCCGCGCGCTCCTGGTAGACGCCGTCCGTACAGGCGCCGCCGCCTCAGGTGAAAATGGAAACTAAATCAGCTCTCACACTCGCACCGTACCTTACGCTCGCCGTATTTAGCCTTGCACGGAACGGAGCGTCTGCGAATAAATTAACAGTCGACGAGCTGTTTAAACATCTACGCGTCCGTCGACCAAGTGAGACGCGGCGTGCTTAGTGGACAGTGGTACTTGGCGAGATCCAAACGTTGAGGCCGGTGAGTGTTTTGTTTCGTTGTTTAGTTGGATTGCACTTCTTAATGTTGGAGGACGTCAGTttcgttttcttttttttttctaaccAGGGAGCCCTCTCTGACTAGCAGTAACTGGAGAGCCCGACCAGATTCAGTGTACCAGCAGCGATGCCAATCGGCAATAGACCAGTGATGACAATGTAACAGATAACATTAGCGCTTGCAAATAATcagtttcaaatttaaatgaccAGTGTTGGGCTATTTGGCTAATACGAAAATGATGCTGTTTTGAGTCGAACTCTGCCTAACTCGTACCTGCAGGTCATCTTAAAGGAACATTCTGGGCAAGGTATTAGTCGCTGTTATCTGAATAGGAAGCGAGAGAATTTTTGACGAAGAACTGCCAATTACTAGGAGTGATGCTGCACTTAAGTGCAAAGAGTGGTTGGAATTTTAGAAGAAGAATTCAGGGGTAGCTATTGGGTTTGGCAGATGGTGTTTCTATTTTGAGTTTTATTTTGGAATAGCTGTTTGCTGAGCGGTCTATGTACTGCATGTCGTGTTTTTTTGGCGGTAGACACTCACCTATGATTGCTCCAGGCCGGGATATTCTTTTATTAAAAAAGTTTCAACTTTAAAAAGATAATAGTTTCACAACCAAACATCCAAATCAAAATGTCATTATACAATTCTATTTGTTTCAATAAAAACTTCAAAACAAAATCTTACTTGAGTATATTTTGATCAAAACAATGAAGTTACTTTTTTAAAGTAAATATTATTTTCTCTATATAGTATAAGTTAGAGAAAAAGTTACTTGCTGCCAAGTATGATATTTCCTGTCATGAACTGAAAGATATTCTTTCTGTTCATAAGTTATGTTCCACAACTACAAAGATAATTTTTTCTAACATTCATTCACTAAATATAATGTTACCTTTTGTATTTTCGGAGTACAAAGTTTTTTTTATTAATACAAAATTGCAAAATTACCTTCTCAACTCATAAGTTACATTCACATACTATAAAAGTTACTTCTCTAACCTTCACATACTACAAAGTTCAATTCTTTTTTGTTACGTGGGCTACAAAGTTACTTTTTATATTCATTACTTATATTCTAGAACTACAAAATTATATTTTTAACATTTATAGACTATGAAGTTACTCTTTCTAATATTGGAATatttctattttagaaaagtctTGGTATAAGCCaatttattttttttgaaaatatgGCGAGATCAAATTTTTTATTTTAGAAAATTCGAGGGTTCTCTTTTTTAAGACTAAATGGAGAGGCCCCTCCATTTAGAAAAAATTTGACCAGAAGGTATGACGGCCTCACCATTTTTCATTAAGAGGAAGTAACCGGCTTCCCGGTCGAGAAAATTTAATTTAGATAATTAGTTTGTGAAATAGAGTTTTTTGTGTTTGAAGGTATGTATACATCGATGCACATGAGGCAAGCTGGCAAGCCTTCGTGCGATGCGTCGGGCGCCGGGTCACGTGCGATGAATAGAAATCCCCTTACTACTAGAGCCATCTAAATTCAGCTAGAGGCCCGTTCGGTACCCTCCATTTAGATTCTCTATTTTTCTAAATAGGGATACTGACACTATGGAAACATCATCCCGAGCTCAGCCTCTGCATCAGCAGAGAAGAGCATTGCGCAATGAAAGAAACACAAAGTTCAACCCGTTTCAAATGTAGAACATGTGCATTAATTTTGGCACTGCAGCCCCGCTTGAATTATACAACCTGGATTTTGGCAATGCAACAGGATTAGGTGCTCGTAACTCGTACCAGTACCAATGCATTTAATTTTCTGTGGAGATCAATCTTTGCATACTAGAAGAAAGGATGCTAAGATTGAAATTTTGTCTCGGTAACCAATATACATGGATTCGTCTCATTATAAAATTCATATACCAAATGGATTTTATAGAGTTCCTAAAGGAGTAAGAAAATTACGAAGACAATACAGTCAAGTGCCCTTCTTCACCTCTGGAAATAACCTATGATGTTTTTCACCTCGTCTCATGACAACTAAGCTAAACATATAAACTAAACAGAAGTTAGAACAAACCTTGCTGACTATGATGAGTACATGCAAGTCTCACTTATTATTTTGGGTGGGTCGACCCAAAAAATAACTAAAATGGCACGCCACCTAATTCATTTAGAGGGAAAAATAAACTACTAGTAAGTAGCACGCGAGGTATTTAATTAGCTGACCCAGAAAGAAATACCATTGGGTTTTCGTCAAAAAAAGAAATACCATTGGATACCATCGTCTGTTGCTAGGAGTTCAACTTGTCATGCAGAGTTACGAAACTGCTTacgtttgtgattgtgcaagcAGTTGTCCGCTTCGGCTGATCTTTGACCTCGTCGATCTAGTTTCGAGCTACAGATAAATCTATCACGCGCGATCATGTCGACATGTAGCGCCTTCCTAAGCGGGCCCTGTTTTTTAATCGATTCTGTCTGTAGATGCCCTATCGCTTTCTTTTATCTGTAACTTATAAGCAAAAATGCATATGTGGATATATAAGTGAGAGATCCTATACCCTGCGGTTGTCCAAGCCTCCAAGATAAGTTTTGCTTTTCAAAAACATACTAGTAGATCATATGGTTGCTGGGTACGCGCAATGGCGAAGCTAAGAGCTGCTTTGCCCAGTCCAACCACCATTTTGCGGCATGGAAGAGGTAGGAAAGTTTCCTTGGCACCGCGGAGAGCAGAAGGGAAAGGTCGAGCATGTCGGACTTTTGTTAGGGCCCATCTGATGTTGGATTTTTGCATGAGACAAGAGAGATGACTCTGCACGACGATTTATAAGAGCAGAGGATTTCGCTGTGGGCTTCTTGAAGGTCAGTGTTCTCTGAGAAAACCGCAAGGGAAAAGGTGGTAAGCGTGTGCTTCTCCGGGGAAGGTTCGAAGGGAGAGGTCCTTGTGTAGCAGCGCACTAGGAAATTCTTTCCAGTGCACCATGCAGTTGTTCTGCTGCCTCCTGTGAGACTACACGGAAAGGCACTTTCAACAAAATCAGCTCATATTTCCCAGCACTTTACAATTGCTGAATTTTCCTTGAAAACTAATAGTAGGACGAGCGAGGTAACGAGGAGCCCCGTGCCGCCGATGCACAGGGTGTTGGCGATGGCCAGCCCGAGCAAGCGGACGAAGCAGTCCAtgcaccgccgccgcggccaggCGAGCGCACGGTGCTCCGATCACCTTAGCCGGGATGGTGAAGCTGAGCCGCTGAGGTGAGCTGCTTGGGATGATGATACGAGTCGTGAGCACGAAATTCTATGGGAATTTCCGAGGTTGAGATTGGTTGAAACTTGAAACCGTGTTCTTTTTCCGAGTCAGGCCTTGTTCGGTTATCCCAGAATGAGGTCCGGAGTGGCCCGTTCCACCTGTATCCTTTCAGGCTGTTAGGAAACCGGCTCGCAACAAAAAGTCTGTTCGGTTTGGGCTGGCCCAGATATAAAACAGGCCCGGAACGGCCATTTCCCCACCTCCAACGGCCCGGAAGACTTCCCCACGTCCGACCCacggattttttttaaaaaggatAAAAAAATATTCGAAAAAGGGGAGCCGGTGGGAGAAATTAGGAAAATGGGTACTTCCCGCCCTTTGAACGGGCGGAAAGGAACATCCCGCCCACTTCGGAAAAAATTTCCaggggtctcttcgcgaataagaaaaattttttattcgcgaagaggtccctgaagcagGCCACCCGCCCggccagcgggcgggaggtcccctggttgtgatttttgttatattttcttagaatttatgtttcacaaactatttgaaattcagacttttttcaaatacaagatttattcgccatactcttatgtatgcatataaaattttaatttaattttacgaagaagattatggtatctaaaactcgtacgaagatagttaaacgataacgttttgcaacgtagaattcAAATATTctgtcttcagtcaatgcggcaaatattaacaaatacacatccaggtgtgatacaatctcaacgcgacaaatattacacatgagcaaacaacgttcaaataaaattgcAACTAAATGATGCTTGATGACGTACTaacactcgatcggcgacgtctcccactccttgatgcaaccggaggtcttccatctgtagcatcacctgtagggccagcttcagcagaactggggccagcatcattgtttggacaatgtttatacgtgtgtccaatctgattacatgcactgcagcgctgtatcctcggacggagctctgactcatccatatcattacgaatacgctgTGTCTGACAGCGCCCTCTCTgaacccgtgatgatcttgggtctgaAATATATATAACaagattcgctgtctcagtgaatgatccaaccaaacggaacccatagatctcatattGCCAGGTGCTGAAAATtatctcctttctgaagtaatgggaaatatatatatcgacaggatgtcgaatatccgcacaagcagccattacatgagaacaaggtaagtgcagcaacttgggcctcatgcatgagcaacaacaaattccatcaaacttgagaatgcactcctttataggagtttgacgtctcatgccacgtcgcgcctgtctttaggagatacctcaaacttgagctcctgtgtaccacattgccgtacatagtgtagccgggcgctttctgccttcttagtcatatattctaTTACCAtgaatccaaaatttctgtccggatctcgcatgaatacctgatttttagtgaaccgttcactaaagtaatcggtacatcCGCGG
Coding sequences within it:
- the LOC112895466 gene encoding E3 ubiquitin-protein ligase EL5-like, whose protein sequence is MAGEPAEDDGTSCSRWSCDFAVAHAIFGTGFITAPVAVLHLLRRPHSGAATFFAAFAVFFATISLVLCCRFYAELKRPPCPRWLSAAPESSSRGSGDYEAATGAVLSHDHLREPVMMVRVETQAALAGDRIPSYEHCDGAADCAVCLGEVEKGEAVRRLPACKHVFHTECIGMWLRTHATCPVCRRGVVLALERPPEVVVDIGAVQAQPGPT